CAACTGCGGCTTTGTCCCCACGAACGAAAACATGCTGGCCTTCAAGCACAACCCGGGCCTCCTGTGGCTGCTCCTTCCGCAGGTCCTCCTCGGGAACACGCTCTACCCACCGTGTCTCCGGGCAGCACTCTGGCTCCTCGAGCGGGCAACGGGGCGGGCTGAGTTTGGCCACATGCTGAGGAATTCCAGGGAGATGGGGTATGCGCCATTGCTTCCGGGCTTTCAGTGCCTTTGCTTGGCCGTAACAGTGTGGGGATTCGTCTTGGTGCAGTTCGTGGCACTGTGCTGCACGGAGTGGGGCTCGCCGGCCATGGAGGGCCTGAGTCCGTACGAGAAGTTAGTGGGGGCTCTGTTTGAGGCGGTGAACGCCAGACACGCCGGCGAGTCAGTCTTCGACCTCTCCATGGTTTCTCCGGCGATTTTGGTGCTCTTCGTCCTGATGATGTGAGTtgtctctctctcattctcacaCGTGCACGCACAAAATCCTATTCTTTACCGAATTGGTACAGTGAATAATGTAGACACGAGTCAAATAAGTAGATAATATTCAATAATAAATTAGCCCTTAACTACAATAATTTGCCTAATATTTCGATTTCATAAATCAGCTTTAGTAATGGATATTATCCTTTTAAATTAACTGGTGCATGTTTATGAATCAtcatctttctattttttacgGTACTCAATGGCCTAGATTAAGTTGATAAATATACATTAAAAGGCTTATTCAGCTGAACTTATAAAAGACGGGTTGATGCTAGATTATAGAGTCATATGATTTATTAAATTTACTTCCTCGAAATCAGGAAATGGTCCCTAAGCTTCTCCATACCATTGGCAATCTTACTAGTGTGGAGATGTTAGGCATCCACTTTATTGAATAGCAAATCAACTTATCAGGTTAGTGGGTATTGGCAACCCTTTTAACGAAATCGCATAATGCTAACACGACGTCATTGATCTTTTGGTTTGTGCGATATCATATTGTTACTCTATTCTCCTGCAACTGGTCCACCATCTACATTTAAATCCCAATCTCAAATTCGAAACTCGGTTCTCTTCTCCGATGGCACATAATATGTGTCGTCTATTTTGTGGAAATTGGACGACGGAGGAGGGTAGTTTTCATAATAAGGTACTTTTAaagaaagcttttttttttccttgtgtttCATTGAGcatattttaaagaaatttctttttaggGCATATTTTCCATCATTCCTATCACTTCCGTTTATTGTGCGTTACAAGTTACAGATAATAATTGTATTCGTATTTAGCTAAGTCTGGTTGGGGTGACATTCGTGATTTATAGCGGCTTATCGAAACCAGGATTGTTTTGGGGGTATAGATGTTCTTGCACAATTTCGTCAACCGTGCCCCGTATTCATTCCAGCATTGTTCTTGACATATTCATTCCAGCCGTTTTGTCGCCATTAGTGTACACGACAGAAGAGACGCAGACGATAATACTCGAAGCACATATGCAGAGCATAACTGTCGAATTATTCCTTGGAATGTTCTTGCCATTTGTTCCTCAGAACCGTGCCCCGTATTCATTCCAGCATTGTTCTTGACATATTCATTCCAGCCGTTTTGTCGCCATTAGTGTACAAGACAGAAGAGACGCAGACGATAATACTCGAAGCACATATGCAGAGCATAACTGTCGAATGTAGTCAATGCAACAACCAGCAAACATGCACAAGCTTGACTTGTTTCTATGCAACCCCCTTTTTTCCAAGGGAAAAGAACTTTCAACGTTAAGAGTGAACTCGACAAGTTTCTAACAAACATTGTGTTGTTGCAGGTATCTTCCATCATATACCTCATTTCTTCTGGTAAGAAATGGTGAGACAGCACCAAAAACTCAAACAGATGAGCCTAGGAGGGGCTTGTTGCCATGCCTGATGCTTTCGCAGCTGTCATATTTAGCAATCTTCATCATTCTTATCTGCATCAGCGAGAGAGATAATTTGAAGAACGACCCGCTCAACTTCAATGTCTTCAACATCACGATAGAAACAATAAGGTACATTGCAATTATTCTCGCTAAGTTTCCAGATTCTATTCTTGTGGATATATTAAATTCTGAAAGGTTTTAACGATCTTTATCACTGAACCAATTGCAGCGCCTACGGCAATGTCGGGTTTTCGATCGGCTATAGCTGCAAAAGGCAGCTAAACACAGACAGCCCGTGTAGGGACGCTGCATACGGTTTCGTAGGAAGATGGAGCAACAAAGGCAAGTTCATTCTGATGATAGTCATGTTCTTTGGGAGGTTGAAGAAATTTTCCATGAAAGGTGGCACTGCTTGGAGCTTGTCTTAGCATATCCTTACAAACCACACAATCCTCAAGTTAGAGATAGAAAGGTCGGTTGACATTGTAATATAGTCTCGTATCCGTGTAGAAATTACCAATTTTCGTCCATGTTCTGTTTCTTCAAGTAGTTACAAATTGACCGTCCATTATCCTACTTGGTAAGGGACAGCGAGGGACGGTTTTGTTCGTTCTGGGGTTTCTAGGATTGCTGTGACTGATGCTTTGATTTGTCACAATGTGTCGCAATGCGTTATTGTAATCCACGTGTAATAAGAGGAATGACTATTTGATTGTCCTTAATTTACCACGATATTAATTGCTTATCttgggccacaaaaaaataattagaaattattgtggggtccactttttcaagaatttgtagTTTGCAATATACTGTTATTTTCACAGTCAGCCAAAGACCATTATGCTAACAAAGTCTTAATAATAATCACACTAAATTAATTATTTCTACAGCCAAAATGAATTTTCTTAGAGAAAACGCAAGACTTATGTTTGGTTCAACATCATAAGTCTAAATCAACACattattttataaatcaatTTTGCAAACTAGCAAGTCTAATATTGCTCTTTCGTTAAACATCATTTGTGTTTGAAATCTATTCAAGAAACAcaaacaaaaatatatacctTCACTTGAGGTTTGACTCCTATCACGCCCCGCTATTTCCATTTGTCGGTGAGTTGGTGACTTCGGACATGTGTAATGTACCTCACTTAATCCACCTTTTTAGGAAATCTCAACGGCACTATCTCTTATCCACCGATTTGGTACATTCAAGATTTTACTCTTGAAATGTGTCCCACAAAGAATAGGGGTGAATGGTTTCAAGTTCGGTACAGGTTCCAtctagaacctaaaacctatttTTCGAAACGGACTCTTCgttttttgaaacctaaaacctaccacGTATACCTTGGTGTTACCCGCAAAAATCTTTATGACGGCAATCCTAGAATCACCATAGCTAGAATCTAGAAATACAGTAATGGTTTAAGAGATTTGTGCACCTCATTTGGAATCCATCTTTCTTGATGCGGAATAGTAACTATCCAAAGCTCAATTGCTTCTCCTTTATGGCCTTATGTATCTCTGCCTTAATGAGATAGCCCCTCATTAAGCCAATCTATAAGTGCTTCATATGTGAGGTTGTTTGAATTAGTATTTGGGCAAGTTTGCACCAAGTGTTTTCTGATTGGCACTTGGTGTCGTACATGACACTTGTGACTCCCCTCGGTGAGAGAGAACTAGAATGAGGGTTAACGTATTACAAACCTTTTTTACGGGTTTAGCGCGAGTCCTCCCGGACCCATACCAAATAATCGCAAGGTTTTATCGGAttcaaccttagtgtggtcgagtgtcATGTGCAAAGGTATACATACAATGGGGTTGCCACCAGTCTTTTTTGGAGGGTAGACCGGAAAtcctaccgagcggttgggagaaaccatTCAATTCTGCGGAATAGAGATTTaaggttcggagacttggttacgatAGTATTTCTACTAACGTCCTTTGGTACCTGTGTCAAGTGGTTATCCTAACTTGTTTTCATgcagattttcaattttaagttcGGGTGAGGCAAGTCTAAGTCTAAGCTCATCATGCGAATGGGAGACTAATTGTAATGACCCTTTCCTTAATCCTTGATCAGAGTTACGGCGTCCCGGGGCACTATTTGACACTAATTACGAGCTCTAAATTAATATGATATTATAAATAACGGAGGGCGCATGCAAAAGCTAGATAAACTAGAAATAGGCAatgggtgttgacacctaaattttgattttctttaaatcattcattttgcatAAAAAGAGAATTAGCTTTAGTTCTCACTGTCGTGACCCTTTTTTTCTCGAAGTTCCCATTAAGGGGGGAACACTCTTCGAGGGCTAAAGCATTACCAATCGGGCCTTCGCCCTCGGGATGAGGAGGCTTTGGGCTTTTCTCGGCACGGgccctcccaagcccataccaaatcgcagtGGGAGTAAAGttctttttaggttttttgATGATAAGAGTTGATCGCGTTCGACCTTGGTGTGGTCAGGTGGTATGTGCAACGtgtgcatgcatttggagtcgccatcggTCTTTCTTGGAAGATAGACCGGAAATCTCACCGAACAATTGGGAGAGGTCGCTCGGTTACgcaaaaccagagattttgggttcggggacttggttatatcGGTGTCATTTCTGCGCTCGTTTGGTACCTAACGCgagtgattttcctaactaagatttcatgcaaacgcaattttcgggtgaggtaagttGGATCGTGGAATTTCATGCAAATTAGAAGACCAATCCTATTAATCATAGTCAATAAggtaaatgcgcaatcaagtgcACGAATAAAGCACATCAATTCCAATCAAGGCTTCCCTAATATAGCCATACAagcttagagaatgtgtgattaAGGTTCAGGGGtagtttggaaaaatttggagaCGACTCGCTAGAggacaaaattgtcattttttgaagGGTTGAGAATCCAATAACCCAAAATAGTACATGGTCAGTTGatcgtggccattttctatttttggaaaattttttgggatttttctgaattttttttagacgACTCGCCATAAGGGCGAAATCGTCTTTTTTGAAAAGTCGGGggtcaaaacacccaaaataggtcttgcctagttgattatggtcatttcctaattttcgagattttttggaatttttcatgatttttctcattttttatgattttcttgaattttctgatttttttttaaatttttggatcgggtcaacccggcgCTCCCGGCCCAGATCATATGGGTCCCGAGCCAGCCTAAAACAACACCATTTTtaagaaagcatttttttttttgggattttttttgaaattttgctcaACCAACGAAGCATCTTGTTAGGAAAATAACTTAGcccttaaaaataattaacggAAACCGAGCACATCGTGGGAAACTAGGAAGAAAGGGGTTTTCAAAATGATTGATGGTTTTAGAAAAACGTGACCGAGTGCTTCGTAACGATGTCGTGAATACGCTCACTCGGTAGCCAATACTAAGAAAAATAACCAACCCTTAACCTTGCGGTTCATCGGGGTGTTTTTGCAAGCAAATAACTTAGTCTACAAAGACAATTAAACGAAACCGAAGGTACCGATGTGAAGTGCTACACATAGAGggaacaatcaattaaagaatgACCTCAAAAGCTTGAGAAATCATCAAGAAAAACGACCTCAAAATGGTGGGCTCGCACTGCTCCCAACACTAGGAAATTTTTTCAAACTCCGAAACCGGTTCATGGTAGCAAATGTAGAGGACCATAACTTACATCTCGGTTACCAAAAATGGGCAAGCAATATATCAATAGAAAGAGCTACACACCAGGAGTAATATGAAACAAAAATCACCCTAAAAGGATATAAGAATAGAGAGAAAATCAACTTGAAAGTTGGGGGTTTGCACTGACCAAAGCCTCGACACAATTTTTCAGTCTGGAAAAACTGCAGTTTACGAATGTGACTTTAGAGGGATATAACTCACGCATAACTCATAACCAATGAGTAGACAACATATCAACATGAAGGGCTACACATGAAGAAAAAACTCGGCCAAGAATGACTCGAAACGCATGTAAgacgagagagaaaaatgactcCAAAGTAAGGGATGCGGACTGTTTTAGGTGCAAAATAGAGTAAAAAATAGATTGACAAGGCATGTTCGGGCCTCCATATCTCAACATCCACACATTATCAATAGAAAAAATATACGTCATTACGAAGCATTACATACATAGAATGCAACGAGCTAAAGAACACCTAAAAACAAGCACGGGAAAGCAATGAAACACGAGCTCAAAATTGGGGGTTTGAATGAGATATGACATTTTATTGAACATATGGCGTGCAACACAAAAAGCATGAATCCGGGGCATTTCAAACGAAACCAAAGCACATAATCAATCACATGGAAGGTAAAAAGCATAGGGACAAGTATAGGTGAGGTCGGTTTGGGTCCGTTCAACTCGAAAGTTGAATGGGACCGAACCGGGCAAGAAACTCAAAACCGGACAAGGGTTGGTCGCGAAGGAGTCTTTGCATTACCTTTTCGGGCAGCTACAGCGACGATAGGTGGTGTGTGATAGCTCTTTGGAAAGCCGAGGTGTTGTTAAAGACGAAATGGGTTggtttttgctcaaaaactcctCTTCCCACTCTGTATACTCCTCTAAAAACGCTTCGTCACTAGCTCCGGATCCCTCAAACATAAACAATGACCGcctctttttctctcaaatttgctcaaattgttgagaaaaattcctagacggttttgaaattgacaaaacaatccaagtactcttgtgttttgagatagtgtcgtgatttacttgttttgcagattatcctttggtgcggggatgcatgggattgaatctggcaaaaggatttggctcggatgttgtttctgagagcttcagatgctggttcgagctcaaacgatgAGCGgagatagctcggacgttggaatgacgctcaagctccgagagaagtacttcacgagcaagaatcagaacttcaagaggaataaaaattgagcttaattgatgcatatcaacggacgccatcaagctggatcattcttgaagattctcggtgatcgagatcaatcaaggatgcagaatcaagaagacaaacaaagactttccaaatggaaaaaaccatctatggaaacccgggatcataattatatgggcgatttgatccaagcggggaagactttcctttggcgatcctcaacggctaagagatcttcttttggtaaacatctcgtccaaaaggatagatttggagagatctcttctggatgccttgcaacggctagattggaagcGAAAcaatataaaagacatctcgaagacgaagggaacagagatcggcgttaagagggaaaagtgttcataattcttaaatAGAGTGAATTtcatttccaacacacttcttgatccatccattgtaattgtgaggaggtgtacacaagagtgttgagcgctaggtttgAAAACCTgtgtatcaaggagatcacggaTATGTAACCTATGAGTAGctcactagtggaatccaaccgattggctgtcagccgaagaagtggacgtaggcttaaccaaagccaaaccactataatctctctatgcagttttccttatctcttactctgaccactctaaatattttgtgatagctaaactgcataCAAACAGCACGCGtcgatcacattacatatcccgcatcaattgaattacttgctcgttgcgatatactctagctctATCAtttgagatctctgttttacgctgtgtgatctaaattccgcaacgAATTCTTAAAATTatactctatcacctattcaccccctctaggtgaaatcactagccatcaaccaTTGGTATCGGAGCTCGATActtatattttgtgaagtgtttttacttctgagctaacgatctttatggctagtaatttctctccttcttggatcgaaggtagAAGCAACAATAAGCccccatactttgaaggaaaagattatagcgaccgac
This genomic interval from Rhodamnia argentea isolate NSW1041297 chromosome 4, ASM2092103v1, whole genome shotgun sequence contains the following:
- the LOC115754636 gene encoding sodium transporter HKT1 — its product is MKKLSCFGNKSEHNLPSIQKLSCLRSCHPVASSLLRSLARRANSFWTQLAYFFLVSAIGYWALKLCDPKSSSDKPHDLDVFFTSVSATTVSSMSTVEMEAFSNSQLVVMTLLMLLGGEVFTSLLGLHLSRSTFTVRDHPKVNSAFSDHSDNNIELEPPPLKFDLEMKGTALKPALCGDGFVKSRAVKCLSYVVLGYLIIVHAVGSTLLSVYMSIVPSARKVLRDKGLAVQTFSVFTTVSTFANCGFVPTNENMLAFKHNPGLLWLLLPQVLLGNTLYPPCLRAALWLLERATGRAEFGHMLRNSREMGYAPLLPGFQCLCLAVTVWGFVLVQFVALCCTEWGSPAMEGLSPYEKLVGALFEAVNARHAGESVFDLSMVSPAILVLFVLMMYLPSYTSFLLVRNGETAPKTQTDEPRRGLLPCLMLSQLSYLAIFIILICISERDNLKNDPLNFNVFNITIETISAYGNVGFSIGYSCKRQLNTDSPCRDAAYGFVGRWSNKGKFILMIVMFFGRLKKFSMKGGTAWSLS